The Streptomyces sp. NBC_01689 genome includes a window with the following:
- the uvrA gene encoding excinuclease ABC subunit UvrA, translating into MADRLIVRGAREHNLKNVSLDLPRDSLIVFTGLSGSGKSSLAFDTIFAEGQRRYVESLSSYARQFLGQMDKPDVDFIEGLSPAVSIDQKSTSRNPRSTVGTITEVYDYLRLLFARIGKPHCPECGRPITRQSPQAIVDKVLELPEGSRFQVLSPLVRERKGEFVDLFADLQTKGYSRARVDGETIQLTEPPTLKKQEKHTIEVVIDRLTVKDTAKRRLTDSVETALGLSGGMVVLDFVDLPQDDPERERMYSEHLYCPYDDLSFEELEPRSFSFNSPFGACPECTGIGTRMEVDAELIVPDEDKSLDEGAIHPWSHGHTKDYFGRLVGALADALGFRTDIPFAGLPQRAKKALLYGHKTQIEVRYRNRYGRERVYTTPFEGAVPFVKRRHSEAESDASRERFEGYMREVPCPTCEGTRLKPLILAVTVMEKSIAEVSAMSISDCADFLGELKLDARDKKIAERVLKEVNERLRFLVDVGLDYLSLNRAAGTLSGGEAQRIRLATQIGSGLVGVLYVLDEPSIGLHQRDNHRLIETLVRLRDMGNTLIVVEHDEDTIKVADWVVDIGPGAGEHGGKVVHSGPLKELLANAESMTGQYLSGKRQIPLPDIRRPVDPGRSLTVHGARENNLQDIDVSFPLGVLTAVTGVSGSGKSTLVNDILYTHLARELNGARSVPGRHTRVDGDDLVDKVVHVDQSPIGRTPRSNPATYTGVFDHVRRLFAETTEAKVRGYLPGRFSFNVKGGRCENCSGDGTIKIEMNFLPDVYVPCEVCHGARYNRETLEVHYKGKSISEVLDMPIEEALGFFEAVPAIARHLRTLNDVGLGYVRLGQSAPTLSGGEAQRVKLASELQKRSTGRTVYVLDEPTTGLHFEDISKLITVLSGLVDKGNTVIVIEHNLDVIKTADWVVDMGPEGGNGGGLVVAEGTPEEVAGVPASHTGKFLREILGADRISDGAAVKAPRGKAAKKAVAARTTAGRTATKAVDGTATKKAAAATRKTAAKKATPAKKTTRARKA; encoded by the coding sequence GTGGCCGACCGTCTCATCGTCCGTGGAGCGCGCGAGCACAATCTCAAGAATGTCTCGCTCGACCTCCCGCGCGACTCGCTCATCGTCTTCACGGGCCTGTCGGGGTCGGGCAAGTCCTCGCTGGCCTTCGACACGATCTTCGCCGAGGGCCAGCGGCGCTACGTGGAGTCGCTCTCGTCGTACGCCCGGCAGTTCCTCGGTCAGATGGACAAGCCGGACGTCGACTTCATCGAGGGCCTCTCCCCGGCGGTCTCCATCGACCAGAAGTCGACCTCGCGCAACCCGCGCTCGACGGTCGGCACCATCACCGAGGTCTACGACTACCTGCGTCTGCTCTTCGCGCGCATCGGCAAGCCGCACTGCCCCGAGTGCGGCCGCCCCATCACCCGGCAGTCGCCACAGGCCATCGTCGACAAGGTCCTGGAGCTGCCCGAGGGGAGCCGCTTCCAGGTGCTCTCGCCGCTCGTGCGCGAGCGCAAGGGCGAGTTCGTCGACCTCTTCGCCGATCTCCAGACCAAGGGGTACAGCAGGGCGAGGGTCGACGGCGAGACGATCCAGCTCACCGAGCCGCCCACGCTCAAGAAGCAGGAGAAGCACACCATCGAGGTGGTCATCGACCGCCTCACGGTCAAGGACACCGCCAAGCGCCGTCTCACCGACTCCGTGGAGACCGCCCTCGGCCTCTCCGGCGGCATGGTCGTGCTCGACTTCGTCGACCTCCCGCAGGACGACCCCGAGCGCGAGCGCATGTACTCGGAGCACCTGTACTGCCCGTACGACGACCTCTCCTTCGAGGAGCTGGAGCCCCGCTCCTTCTCCTTCAACTCGCCCTTCGGTGCCTGCCCCGAGTGCACCGGCATCGGCACGCGCATGGAGGTCGACGCCGAGCTGATCGTCCCCGACGAGGACAAGTCGCTCGACGAGGGAGCCATCCACCCCTGGTCGCACGGACACACCAAGGACTACTTCGGGCGGCTCGTCGGAGCCCTCGCGGACGCGTTGGGATTCCGGACCGACATCCCCTTCGCGGGTCTTCCGCAGCGCGCCAAGAAGGCCCTGCTGTACGGCCACAAGACGCAGATCGAGGTGCGGTACCGCAACCGGTACGGGCGCGAACGCGTCTACACCACGCCCTTCGAAGGGGCTGTCCCCTTCGTCAAGCGGCGCCACAGCGAGGCCGAGAGCGACGCCAGCCGTGAGCGCTTCGAGGGCTACATGCGCGAGGTGCCCTGCCCCACGTGTGAGGGCACGCGCCTCAAGCCCCTCATCCTCGCGGTCACCGTCATGGAGAAGTCGATCGCCGAGGTCTCCGCGATGTCGATCAGCGACTGCGCGGACTTCCTGGGCGAGCTGAAGCTCGACGCCCGCGACAAGAAGATCGCCGAACGCGTCCTGAAGGAGGTCAACGAACGGCTGCGCTTCCTGGTCGACGTGGGCCTCGACTACCTCTCGCTCAACCGCGCGGCCGGCACCCTGTCCGGCGGAGAGGCCCAGCGCATCCGCCTGGCCACCCAGATCGGTTCCGGACTCGTCGGCGTCCTGTACGTCCTCGACGAGCCCTCCATCGGTCTGCACCAGCGCGACAACCACCGGCTGATCGAGACCCTGGTCCGGCTGCGCGACATGGGCAACACGCTCATCGTCGTCGAGCACGACGAGGACACCATCAAGGTCGCGGACTGGGTGGTCGACATCGGCCCCGGCGCGGGCGAGCACGGCGGCAAGGTCGTGCACAGCGGCCCCTTGAAGGAGCTGCTCGCCAACGCCGAGTCGATGACCGGGCAGTACCTGTCGGGCAAGCGGCAGATCCCGCTCCCCGACATCCGCCGTCCCGTGGACCCCGGCCGCAGTCTCACGGTGCACGGCGCCCGCGAGAACAACCTGCAGGACATCGACGTGTCGTTCCCGCTGGGCGTCCTCACGGCCGTCACGGGCGTCTCGGGTTCCGGCAAGTCCACGCTGGTCAACGACATCCTGTACACGCACCTGGCGCGCGAGCTCAACGGCGCCCGGAGCGTCCCCGGACGGCACACCCGTGTCGACGGCGACGACCTCGTCGACAAGGTCGTGCACGTCGACCAGTCGCCGATCGGCCGCACCCCCCGCTCCAACCCGGCGACCTACACCGGGGTCTTCGACCACGTCCGCAGGCTGTTCGCCGAGACGACCGAGGCGAAGGTACGCGGTTATCTGCCCGGCCGCTTCTCCTTCAACGTCAAGGGCGGCCGCTGCGAGAACTGCTCGGGCGACGGCACGATCAAGATCGAGATGAACTTCCTGCCGGACGTCTACGTCCCCTGCGAGGTCTGCCACGGGGCGCGGTACAACCGGGAGACACTGGAGGTCCACTACAAGGGCAAGTCCATCTCCGAGGTCCTGGACATGCCGATCGAGGAGGCCCTCGGCTTCTTCGAGGCGGTGCCCGCCATCGCCCGCCACCTCAGGACGCTCAACGACGTCGGTCTCGGCTACGTCCGGCTCGGTCAGTCCGCGCCGACGCTCTCCGGCGGCGAGGCCCAGCGCGTCAAGCTGGCGAGCGAGCTGCAGAAGCGCTCGACGGGACGCACGGTGTACGTCCTGGACGAGCCGACCACCGGTCTGCACTTCGAGGACATCAGCAAGCTCATCACGGTGCTGTCCGGCCTGGTCGACAAGGGCAACACGGTCATCGTGATCGAGCACAACCTCGATGTCATCAAGACCGCCGACTGGGTCGTCGACATGGGCCCCGAGGGCGGCAACGGCGGCGGTCTCGTCGTCGCCGAGGGCACGCCCGAGGAGGTCGCCGGGGTACCGGCCAGCCACACGGGCAAGTTCCTGCGCGAGATCCTCGGCGCCGACCGGATCAGTGACGGCGCCGCCGTGAAGGCTCCCCGGGGGAAGGCCGCCAAGAAGGCGGTGGCGGCCAGGACGACGGCCGGGAGGACGGCCACCAAGGCCGTCGACGGCACCGCCACGAAGAAGGCCGCCGCGGCCACCAGGAAGACGGCGGCCAAGAAGGCGACTCCCGCGAAGAAGACCACGCGGGCACGCAAGGCCTGA
- a CDS encoding carbohydrate kinase family protein: protein MIVVAGEALIDLVPQGTGALVPLRPARGGGPYNTAVALGRLGSPTVFCSRISHDAFGEALLSGLREAGVDVSSVQRGAEPTTLAVATVAPDGSAAYSFYVEGTADRLFTAPDRLPEAVRAVSFGTVSLVLEPGASAYEALLRSAAARGVFTALDPNVRAGLIPDADAYRARFRSWLPSVSLLKLSEEDARWLGGTPREWLACGPAAVVITRGGDGLTVFTREGGVHSVPGEPVEVVDTIGAGDTVNAALLHGLAARDALSPAAVADLDAGEWTELLGFAARAAAVTCSRAGAQPPYAAELDAR, encoded by the coding sequence TTGATCGTCGTCGCCGGTGAAGCCCTGATCGACCTGGTGCCGCAGGGAACAGGCGCGCTCGTGCCCCTGCGCCCCGCGCGAGGCGGCGGCCCCTACAACACCGCGGTGGCCCTCGGCCGCCTCGGCTCCCCCACCGTCTTCTGCTCCCGGATCTCGCACGACGCGTTCGGCGAGGCGCTGCTGTCCGGACTGCGCGAGGCGGGCGTCGACGTGTCCTCCGTGCAGCGCGGCGCGGAACCGACGACGCTGGCGGTCGCCACCGTCGCCCCGGACGGCTCGGCCGCGTACTCCTTCTACGTCGAGGGCACGGCCGACCGTCTGTTCACCGCGCCCGACCGGCTTCCCGAGGCGGTGCGGGCGGTGTCCTTCGGCACGGTCTCCCTGGTCCTGGAACCCGGTGCGAGCGCCTACGAGGCGTTGCTGCGGAGCGCTGCCGCGCGGGGCGTGTTCACCGCGCTCGACCCGAACGTCCGGGCCGGGCTGATCCCCGACGCGGACGCCTACCGCGCCCGTTTCAGGAGCTGGCTGCCTTCGGTGTCGCTCCTCAAGCTCTCCGAGGAGGACGCCCGGTGGCTCGGCGGCACCCCGCGCGAGTGGCTGGCGTGCGGTCCCGCGGCCGTCGTGATCACCCGGGGCGGCGACGGTCTGACGGTGTTCACCCGGGAGGGCGGCGTCCACTCCGTGCCCGGCGAGCCGGTCGAGGTCGTGGACACCATCGGCGCCGGTGACACCGTGAACGCGGCCCTGCTGCACGGTCTGGCCGCGCGGGACGCGCTCTCCCCCGCCGCCGTGGCGGATCTGGACGCCGGGGAGTGGACCGAACTGCTGGGGTTCGCGGCCCGCGCGGCGGCGGTCACCTGCTCACGCGCGGGCGCGCAGCCGCCGTACGCCGCCGAGCTCGACGCCCGCTGA